In the Populus trichocarpa isolate Nisqually-1 chromosome 1, P.trichocarpa_v4.1, whole genome shotgun sequence genome, AAGAAATAATTAGAGGATGGAGTTAAGATTGAAgaataaatagaaaatcaagatggatttggaaaattaaaaaggatactaatttgattagtagacaaaataaaatcttgatttaataAGGAGACAAAATCCTAATTCaataagacaaaataaaatctcatcatatattatttgtctctctttattattttggtgTCTTGCTAGGAGTCCTAGTGAGTATATAtagaagagaaaatacaaagaCTGAAAAGAGAGcacatccaataaaaaaaatatattaaccttAACTCAAAATTCtccctaaaaaaatataccCTAATTGACtaaagaaaaatgttaaaaaaaaatacgaagcctaaaaaaaaaataaggaaaccaGCCGCACCTCCTCTTTAACACTAGGCCCCGACtgtaaaaaataacacatgaaCTCTTATCTTTTGTCCTCTAACTCTTTATAACAAGATATTTGacatgaccaaaagattgatgtcttctcccaagtgcaggagtgttgaagtaataaataacccgacaagaccggggtcgaaccacatgaaggttaactatataaattataaacaacaacaacaacaagaagttgatgagaactttgagatggaagattaatgtgaggattaaacaatgataaaaacaattgtcaaggttagaggatccactaatggtatttcaaacaagtataatataaactcttattattcaactggaaaccacacataaaggaggttccaatcagattataaattattaacatgattacattagttatctcattcgaataatgctaatacttgtaaatgttgtcagacagtcatgattataacttatgttaacaacaaatcgaGTTCCTTTCATAatacaggtgtcggttataccatacggtttgggctataaaagtgccaagtatttgttgtaccaagagttctacaacataaatctagattaaccatttaacaagcaaagtattaaaaatgaacaagataacaaatataaaacatgttagtatcaaacattaaagtccatgtggagtttatactatacttattcttacaccattagtgtaaccttttcaccttgacataataaacttagctaaatataatgaagaagagaaacataaataaacaagataagaacataaataagatataagttaactaagtaaaggaaatgaaatgaaaagtataaacaagagattaatataaacaaaactaaagcattacaaaaatatagagagagagcaagaacatgatcttgatctgaaaaccaagatgcctaaatgcatggcaaatgcctcattttataggctaaaatttagaaatattgatttgatgactaattgttgagtgagtggccacatcttgacttggtgacaatccttattttcttgtctgaacaaaacatcattgataacgtctgaatttgaacagacttaaatcatgaaagttataGGACATTGTCTCagatttccaggaaaaaaaaattgaggtcatttggacttctaaaactcgagatatgggctgaacactgaacaatctCTAGGCTGCATGACAGATTtagacttctctgttgttgctacaatttggacttgaaaacaacctttttaaatcttggactcccatgaaagttttaggcctatgtcttagctttccatccatataaagcagacctaaatccaagatctacagctccaaatatgacccgatgaccgaacagtgttccagtttggactgaaccagcatctcttttctaagtttggccctctctttgtcctttcaatttcagtacttaaaaactcatcaatcaatcctttcatttatgtaataggcttgcatttaaaatgaacatttaccataaattaaaggtatcttatggtatcagacttgttattataaaacatgatttaattaaggagttattgatacttcaagtacaaaaaaattatataaaaccttgataaaaatgcacttttaagtactaatcaatattCATACCAAACATCCCCGAGTATGGTGTTTCTTCAAAGTAAAGCTTACATTCAAATTCAGCTTTTTTAACTGAGGGATTTGAGGATTAAAGGTCGAATCATTGGGTTtgataagaatataaatttagttttggATGATGCTGAAAAAGTCAATATCAAGAAAAAGAGCAGAAAGTCTTTGAGAATGATTCTTTTTAAAGAAGACAACATTACTCTAGTGATGAACACATCAATCATGACCTAGGTGAAAAAGCTTAGCCTAGTTTCTTTTCACCTTCAACAGCTACTACCACCATCGCTTCATATCCATTAAACCATTTTCTTCAAAACCCTATTCCACCACCATTAGTAATtccatattaaatattaaatggcATCAACATTTACTGTCATGTTCTCAGTTAGAACCTTGGCCGTTCCTAATGGTTGTGCTACAAATACTTTTTCTTCAAACAAATTGTCATCTTTTGCTTCCATTTCTAGAAGTCAATTTGGTAGACCGCATAATGTAATTCTACCAAGATTATGTTCTTTTAAAGTTAATGCAACCAAGGAGCTTCATTTCGAGCCTAATGCCCATACTAAAAAAAGTGAGGATTAGGTTTTGTTGTCAAGCCCAAGTTCTAAATCATtgtcttaaaatttaaaagttctaCACTTCAATGACCAAGATACACATAcccttttaaataagattttaacaTGTATGCACGATAGAcactatattattaaaaacaaacacaaagcaaCTTATCTTAGATATGATGATTTAGAGTTATTTTAATCTTTCCTCTAGTATAACTAGCCCCTTACCTATAAAACTTTAAAGATCAATCAAAGTTTCTAATTACCGTAAATTAGGTGgtgactctttattttttaattttacctttagCTCGTCAAGATATCTCCTGAGATATTTAtaactaattttaatattttataaaatatttattgatatacATGCAACACATGTATTAAGAATActagtaataattaaaataaaaatgaattaactAATCatataacatgtaaaaaaaattattaagttagATAAGTTATGACAGTAGGGATGGGTTTTTGTGTGATTTCCATTGTTGGAGCCCACTATTTGCAACTGTTATTGAGTTTACACTCTATAATGTAATGAAATTCTTTCAATCTCCTTACCTGGCTGTTCTTGGCTATCGTTTCCTCATTTAACACAAAGCTTCGATggctttgatttcttatttgtgATCTTATGTTGTTTTTCTGTAACCTTTAGCTGTTTGTTTGGGAACTTGATTATCGGTTGTTAtctgttgtgtttttttattgctgttCTTtggtcttccttttctttttctacagaTTTGGTTTAGATCTTGTTTCTTTTCCTAGGACTTTTTTATAGTGTTAGTAGTACCTTCGCTATGCGACTCATTGGAGTTCTTTAGAACTTTTTATTCTAGTGTTTAATCTGTCTTCCACTTTTAACTGTGCTTTTTCCCTCCTTTTGGCCCTTCGTTAGGTGTTCTCTTGCTGCAATCTTTCATTTGCCTACCTTTTTTACTTTCTCGACTGGTTCCTAATTTTTCTGTGCCACTTCAGACTGCTCAGCTATCAAATATCAAAGGCTGATAACAGTACATATTGACTCTTGTAATGAACCACAGAGTAGTGTTCGACacatcaagaatataaaagaaaggagaatGGTTCCAGACAGGTTAAAATATGAGATAAATAAGATACCCAACTCTCTGCATTAACCAGCCTTTCATAATATTTAGGGGAGGCGATCTTATCAATCAGCGCAAATCATGTgattaatattcattttaacATAACTACTTTGTCCAAGATATAACTCATAATGTGAGAAATTCGAGACTAGCCAGTCTCGTAATACATCTTGATATTAGTCCCGACTCGAAAGGAACATTCAATTGTGCCTCATATGTCATACCTCTGCTTGTTTGTCACTCTGTTACTAATCATCAGTGCCAAAGTACCGGTCGCCAAACTCACCCATGCCTGGTATGACACGAAACTCCTCATTCAACGCAACATCAATCTCCGAAGTGACGATTTTCAAGGATGGGAATCTTTTGCAAACACAATGGATACCCTCAGGAGCCTAAATTCCAGAGTGAACATATCAGTAAACTTTGGCAATCTAAGCTAGAACAAGACATTGCAACCACTATAGATATGCCTTCAAGAAAGTTATCAAAGATAGTAACTTACAGAGATTAGGTTTAGGAATATAATGTGGGATTCTGGAACTCCTTTCTGTATGAGAAGTTCTATCGCTTGGTTTGCAGAGTTACCTTCAAGAAAGTTATCGGAGATAGTAATCAATCATCTAGAAGGTAGCTAAGAAAAATTTCCAAGGATAAACAACAAATTCATCTAATCATAATTTGTCAGAACTTTGACATACCACATATGAATGCAAGCAAAGATCCTAATAGTGCTACtactaaataacaaaaaataaagattgttcCTAAATGAATGTGAGAATTTCTTAATCATTTCAGTAGGAAGGGATCCTTCCAAATATTGTTCAGCAGGAAAATGGCCAAATTTGGTGTAGCTATACTAACAGTAAGCAAATGTATGGCTACAGGTTAGTACACAAGGAGCTTGTTATAGTAAAATCTTTCTGTGGACAGGAAATACGATTCCAATGAAGTGAATAATTTCCAACAGGATCTACGTTATTCATTTGAGAAGTCAGAATAATGAGGGGCCAAGAAAAAGCTCATGAAATAGGAAATTGCAGTTAGAAGATAACTACCAAGTGCACCAACTAAAGTAAGAAAAGGGTAAGAATGCTAAAAGAACAGACATACCTGAGACTTTACTACAGAACAGAGAATGGCAAAATTATGGGATCATAATCAGGAGTGGAATGGCACCACTCCAACGTTCAAGTGAATAGAAAAGTATTACCTGTAGCAAGAACAGGATCTAGAAGCAGGACATGCCGTTCTGAAATATCCTTGGGGAGCTTCTCATATATAAGCTGCATAAGTTGGAAACAGCTAATTGAATGTTAAAAGATAACTAAAATGTGAACCTCAAGTACTAGGTGGAATCTCTTATTGGGTAAACAGAATATTTACCTGTTTTCCATTGTCTCCATCACGGTGGATGAGAATTTTTCCGATTTTTATTCCTTTGCAACATGCTCGCAGTGCATTTTCCATGCTTTCTCCACTGTAAATGACAGACAAGAAATACTGGTTAGCAGAAATATTCCTGTATTGAGACAACATGACCCTAGCATCAGGGCCGTGAAGCTGAAGAGTGTGTATCTAGACTAATTACTGCTTCCCACTGCAAGATAACAACTTGTCTGTCAACACATTCCTGGAGCAAGATGCCAAAGCCAGATGACTAGAACTACCAAAGTCAATAACTGATTTAAACCTCACCTTCGGACAATAGAGACCCCACATAATTTCTTGCAAAAGTCAACCCCAGTGTAAACAGATCCTGGAGTGGAAAAAAAGCAGATTTTCAATGTTGTGGAGAAGAATTGTGCCAGTAAATTCATATAATCTTCACATCCGGCTATTCAAACACAGAAAACACACTCTCAACACCTTCAGCCTTAAAAAACTATTCCAAGAATGTCACTATAATCCGGCCTCCCCACTAAAGCACATCACTCACACACCAACAGACCAAAACCAGTATATATGAAGACAGAAAACTGAAAAGGAAAGAGATTAATGACAGTAACAAATGaattgcaagaaaagaaaagaaaacacacaaGAAAGAAACGTATTATGGAGTATGGACCCACGCTTCTTTAGTTATTCTAGCCCAACACACCTGTTGGCGTCACTACTTGCTTCTCGGTGAATGGCAGATGGCCCAAACCATGTTCCACAACCTTGAAAACTCAGCAGAAACAGTCATTACACTCTATCACAATAACAAAGGTACAAGAGGAATTTTGGAGAAACAGATAAAATTTTACCAGACGGATAAGTCGGTctgaataaaatacaaaatcatgcTTCGATATCTCCTTGTCTCGAATCAGTGTATGCATACCTCTTATCTGCCACATGACTCATTAACAtaagcaaattgaaacaaaggATGAATCAAAGCTGGACAATATTCAAATTCAACCAAATTGCATATGTAACAGCAGAGGTTAAGGAAGATCTTTATGTACAGTAGTGCTATCCATTGACATCATATTCCTATCCAATGACATCATACTGCAAATAGAACCATTCCCACATTGGTGCTGACAGACAAAAAGACAAGATCTttttggtttcttcttctttctttcggTACTTGATTAGATACATGTACAAATGAAAGGAGAAGACAAACTTCAAGTCTTACTCATCTTTCCAAAGGGGTATTCAGATTTTGCTCATTAAACACTTAATCtgtgatttttgtttatatCTTTTCCATACACTCTCTGCTGATGTCTAATACCCAAAACCAAAAGCCATGCTAACATGACATTCTAGTTCACATGGACTTTTGCATAATTCCAACTATTATGCTCCAACTCCAATATCATACGGTGCCTCTTTCTACATTTACCTATATACTTGATTTTTATGGTAAAATTGAATGATTATTATAGTTCACTGAATATGATCAGTTTGTTTTGGAGATATAAACCACAAAATATTACCACTAATACAGTACACACAGCAAGTTTTACTCTCTCTTGCAAATACTGTATAtactacaaaaattaatttcacaaaataaaattatatcaacacATGGAGCATAATAACAAAAGACATACCTGAAAAGTTGACTGAATAACATGCACATTTGGATATATTTTGCACAGATCATGTTGACCTAACTTTGTGTGGATATGTTGCACAATTAAATCAATGGCAACATGATTGTCGCCCCCCCGTGGGATGATCACATCAGCATACTTCTTTGATGGCAacacaaaatcatcaaaagCAGGCTTCACAAATTTAGCATACTGCAAAGTCAACAATATGCTTCAGTGTGTGACATGAAAATCAATGTCACAAGGAGTTTAAAGAGATTAAATCTCTGAGAGTTGCACTCTCAAAGTTCTGCAAAATTCAGAGCATGAGAACCTTGAAAATCAAGAGCAATATTGGAATGGACTTTATTCTCGCTTCAATTTGAATGAACTGATTACTAATCCTGGCTTTTGAAGTTATAATTCATGATCCATGTAATTTTAGCGGTACAGCAGAAGAGTTTTCTACCTCCAGCCAATAGACAAACACACATGAATTGATATGGAAGTCCAGATCCACTTTTGTTGATATATGGGCTCAACATGGGGGTTTCTTCCAAAGACATATGCAGCAGCACCAGTTGAGTGCTTGCATTTAAGTTACTAATTGATGGGATAAAACAATTTCCATGATACCATTTGCTGAAATACATTTTGATTAAGACACATCTTAGAAGTCAAAGTCCTACACCAATTTATAAGATGTGCATATCTATATTTTCCAGTCATTTCATTCTTAACAGGCAATATAGTGTAGCAACCAAGAAGAATGAATGAAATGAGTCCTATACTGTGGCATCTAGAGACTTTAATCTGAGTCCTCCTGTTGCATGTTCATGTTAGTTGAAATTAAACCACCAGCAGGCATTAGTCACAGTACATAAAAACTTGTGTTGCAAGTTTGAAACATGTCCTTAAAAACAGGGAAAGGTTCAAGTTCAAGAAAATGGATACTTAACAAATCATTATATCCATTTGAGTGCATGCCACTTTCTTCTATATTAGGTCTTTGCACAATCAGGAAATAGGCTCCTCTAATGCATGCAATCACATACACagatacataataataataataataataataataataataataataaatcaataaataaataaaataaaacaattgatgCTATGAATAGCAGGAACAATTTGAGTTATGCTTTTATCAACAGATATTCAGCAATGTACTCTAATGCAAATATACTTAGCAATGAAATGccataatttaatattagattaggaataaaacatgatttatgTGAAAAATCACTCTCAAACCATGGCTGAccgtttttatatttcattaattgatgaaaaaatataagCATAAAGTGCTAACCTGTTCAAGAACAGAGTTTATGTCCCTCCCCCTCTCAACTGTGTCACGCCTTATTCTACGAGCAAGCCTGACATCAGCATCTAGAAGCAATACATCACCAATATTAATAAAGGGAAGAGaggaaaagcaagaaaaatatagtaGTAACAGATAAACATTTTTAACTGCATCTTTCTTAATTTGACAGTCAAATAACTCTAAGGCAGACTATCATGCAACATGTCCAACTAGACTTCCATGGTTTGATTACAATATTAAGTCACTAAAGGCAGctttattgattaaaataacACAAACATATGGCATTCTGACCCCAAACTTGTTTCCATTTTAAGTTGAACTAAAAGCTAAATGTACTAGTAGAACCAATATGCAGATTTCTAATTATTACAGTGCTTATTCTTCTCAAGAGTGCTGCACTTTTAATCATCAAAAGGCAAAAAATTTCCAATTTAGTAATTGGCTATCAGTTTACCAGTTAGCACTTTAATGTGCTTATGTAGGGCATGAACTTTCTGATCATACACAAACACGCACCACACAATCTCCAATACAA is a window encoding:
- the LOC7467715 gene encoding uridine/cytidine kinase UKL1, chloroplastic isoform X1, which gives rise to MPEETNSIDYVMEKASGPHFSGLRLDGLLSSPPSSTASPSHCSATASSSALSDSNAPNQPFVIGVSGGTASGKTTVCDMIIQQLHDHRVVLVNQDSFYRGLTPEESKRVHEYNFDHPDAFDTEQLLDCIQKLRGGQSYQVPIYDFKNHRRSSESFRQVNASDVIILEGILVFHDQRVRNLMNMKIFVDTGLSPYLVVLEIVWCVFVYDQKVHALHKHIKVLTDADVRLARRIRRDTVERGRDINSVLEQYAKFVKPAFDDFVLPSKKYADVIIPRGGDNHVAIDLIVQHIHTKLGQHDLCKIYPNVHVIQSTFQIRGMHTLIRDKEISKHDFVFYSDRLIRLVVEHGLGHLPFTEKQVVTPTGSVYTGVDFCKKLCGVSIVRSGESMENALRACCKGIKIGKILIHRDGDNGKQLIYEKLPKDISERHVLLLDPVLATGNSANQAIELLIQKGVPESHIIFLNLISAPEGIHCVCKRFPSLKIVTSEIDVALNEEFRVIPGMGEFGDRYFGTDD
- the LOC7467715 gene encoding uridine/cytidine kinase UKL1, chloroplastic isoform X2 translates to MPEETNSIDYVMEKASGPHFSGLRLDGLLSSPPSSTASPSHCSATASSSALSDSNAPNQPFVIGVSGGTASGKTTVCDMIIQQLHDHRVVLVNQDSFYRGLTPEESKRVHEYNFDHPDAFDTEQLLDCIQKLRGGQSYQVPIYDFKNHRRSSESFRQVNASDVIILEGILVFHDQRVRNLMNMKIFVDTDADVRLARRIRRDTVERGRDINSVLEQYAKFVKPAFDDFVLPSKKYADVIIPRGGDNHVAIDLIVQHIHTKLGQHDLCKIYPNVHVIQSTFQIRGMHTLIRDKEISKHDFVFYSDRLIRLVVEHGLGHLPFTEKQVVTPTGSVYTGVDFCKKLCGVSIVRSGESMENALRACCKGIKIGKILIHRDGDNGKQLIYEKLPKDISERHVLLLDPVLATGNSANQAIELLIQKGVPESHIIFLNLISAPEGIHCVCKRFPSLKIVTSEIDVALNEEFRVIPGMGEFGDRYFGTDD